The Zingiber officinale cultivar Zhangliang chromosome 2A, Zo_v1.1, whole genome shotgun sequence genomic sequence GAAAAGGGATATAACAAAAAATGTACTAATTTTTTTGgaattataaaaattaagtacCTGGAATGAGTAATACTGAAATCTAAGTTGTGAATGCGTTGAGTAAAATGTTGTTTATTCATTTGGAGggagaaaggaggaggaggacgcAAAGGGAATGCTCCGCAGTTTAGTAATAAATGTGGCGGCGCCGCAGTAGGTGCGACAAAGGAGCGGGGAGAGAAGAGTGAGCTAACTCTTGTGACTTGAGGATTTATGTTGGATATTATCTAAGTTGTGAATGTCAAGGCCTTACAGTAAGCGTTGTGGATCTACTGCCTGCATTAATTCGTGCAATATTTCTGTATCTTTCTCGGAGGATTATGACGTGATCTGTTCAATAATATATATCTTTAATTTGCCAACGATGACAACTCGTCGGCGCCATGTTCTAGCTTCTCTACCAGATCCCACTCGCTGCACAAGTCATGTGACGACGGTGTTAGCATCCAATTAATGTCTCTTGATCATGCATGTTCTCTCTCACGCCCTACAATTGCCAttttaatttattacaaattaagATCTATTTATCTGTCGTTGAAGCATCTACCTATTCTGCAGTTTCACACATCTTGTTGCTGCTTTCCAGCTACCAAGGCACCAAGCAAAAGAACACCTCTTCACACGATGAGTTTGGAGTAAAATTATGCGTTCAAAACCAGACAAAAGGTGCGGTGACGATGCATGTCAAGTCAAAGTGAATCGCGAGAGGTTGCAAGCTGGAAGTGTTGTTCGCTGCTAGTCACAGGCCTTCTGTCTTATCCTCTTTTGCTGTCTAACGGTTGGAAACTTATTGAACGACGTcgttaaaaaaataattgttgGTGGTAAAATTACGCGTATAGACGATGGTGccctgaaaagaaaaaaaaaggaatctATTTTGCGGCCCGCCGACCTGGTTCCGGAACCACGTGCCGATCTAATAAACTCCGTAACGTTCCTTTGCAATTTGCTACCTTCTTCATTTGAGCCCACATGCCACGCTTCTCCTCCCACTGAGCTCGCTCGCTCTCTTTCATTTCATGGCGACGATCTCTCTTCCTCCTTCGCAcaacctcctcctcctctccctcttcctcctaGTGGCTAATGTCGCTTCGAAGCCCTTGCAGCGCCAAACTCTGGTCCTCACCTCTCTCACAAATCCAGCTGCCCTCCTCCCAGAAGACGACTCCGCCGAAACCCTTGCCACGGCCGTGGACTTCGAGGCGACTCGCTCTCCCTCCTCCCTCCACGCCGGTCTCTCCCACCGAGATTCTCTTCTCGCCGCCACTGACGCCTCCCCGGAGCAGATCTTCCGCCTCCGCCTCGACCGCGACGCCGCTCGGATTGAAACCCTCCGGCAGACTCTCGCGGCCGCTGATCCGCCGCCTCCCAAAGCCGTTGCCAACGAAACTGGCCGGAGAGGTTTTGGAAGTACGGTGGTTTCCGGCCTCGCCCTGGGCAGCGGCGAGTACTTCGCCAGGATCGGGATCGGCACGCCGCCGAGGTACGCCTACATGGTGCTCGACACCGGTAGCGACGTCGTCTGGCTCCAGTGCGCCCCGTGCCGGAGCTGCTACTCCCAATCCGATCCCATCTTTGATCCTCGAACCTCCCACACTTACGCCGCCGTTCCCTGCAGCGCCTCGTTGTGCCGCCGCTTGGATGAAGCCGGATGCGACACGAGCCGAAATGCCTGCCAATACCAGGTCTCCTACGGCGACGGATCCCTTACTACAGGTGAGTTCTCGACCGAGACGCTTACTTTCCGGCGCAGCATTAGGGTCCCGCGCGTCGCCCTAGGCTGTGGCCACGACAATGAGGGCCTCTTCGTCGCCGCTGCGGGTCTCCTCGGCCTCGGCCGGGGAAGTCTTTCCTTTCCGTCTCAAGCAGGGCGAAGGTTCGGCCGCGTGTTTTCCTACTGCCTGGTGGATCGCACTTCCGCCGGTTCTCCGAATCGTTCGTCCTCGGTGGTGTTCGGTGACTCGGCCGTGCCGAGGGCCTCCTCGCGGGTTGCCTACACTCCCATGCTGCGGAACCCCAAGTTGGACACTTTCTACTATATCGAACTCACGGGAGTAAGCGTGGGCGGCGCTTCCGTGCCCGGAGTCGTGGCGTCCGACCTCCGACTAGACCCATCAACCGGAAGGGGAGGCATCATCGTGGACTCAGGAACGTCAGTGACGCGGCTGGCCCGGCCGGCGTACGAGGCGCTGCGCGAAGCTTTCAGGGCTGGGACGATGGACCTTAAGCTGGCACCAGGTGGCTTCTCACTCTTCGACACATGCTACGACCTCACCGGCCAAACGGAAGTGCAGGTGCCGACGGTGGTGCTCCACCTCGCCGGCGGCTCGGCTGTGTCGCTTCCGGCGTCGAACTACCTCATCCCGGTGGACACCAAGGGCACGTTCTGCTTCGCATTCGCAGGGGCGGACAGCGGCGTGTCCATCATCGGCAACATACAGCAGCAAGGGTACCGGGTGGTGTTCGACGGCCAAAGATCGAGAGTGGGACTCATGCCTGGTGGATGTTGACTAATCTAATACATTAAAAATTAGATAATTATTTCATATTATGTGATTTTTTTTGGTGTACAAGCCTTTACTCCACCCAAACTTTCACCTTTATGTACTTTCTACCTGATTAGCCGTTGGGCACGATCTGCAAGTGGCGGCCACCCGTGAAGTGTGATTTGTTCACAAATTGTGTGTCTCCTGTTTCATGGTCAACTTGAGTTTACATGTGTCTGTGGTgaatgctttatttttttttgtaatttatttatttattattattattaattattaattttctcCGTCAGTGCCCGATTCGCGCATTGGTAAGGTACATGGCGCGTCGAATTAAAACGTGTGCGTTCGTGGTTGGGTGCTCTGGGGCGACAGTGGACTCCTTTAGCAAGACCCTTGGGTTGGGGATCCGACGGTCAACGTTCGATTCAAGCGGCGCCGCGATTGATCACATCGGTTGCTTTCGGGGCAAATGGGACGAAGCTTCTGCGTCGGGTCAAGATAAAAAatggaagacgacgacgacgacgacaacGACGACCTCTTTTCTAGTCGCTTCTTTTTATTCTTACTCTCATTCTACGACTACTTTGCTGTTCTCGGTTGCCGGCATCTGAGACACTGCGAGGGCGGCGGGAGAGAGGTACGATGATGGCGGTTCAAAGTCGGAGCAATTTGACGCCGGCGGTGGCGGCGGCGGAGGCCGTCGCGGCGATCGGATGCGGGTACGATCTATGCTACAACTTCTCCTTTTCCCACGTGAAGCCAGGACCGGATGGCTCTCGGCTGATCGAGCTGGACCAAACCCTCGTCCAAGATCTCGTTATGCCGGGAGGTGTCGTCGTACCCAATGCCCCCAAGGTCATCAAGTGCGATAGAGGGGAGAGGACGAGGTACCGGAGCGATGTCCTCTCGTTTAACCAGGTTCTCAGTTCAAAACGTTTTATTACTTCTCTTTCGGTATTTCTGGTTGTGTGACTATCGCCAAAATTTGTGTTTTTTTCCTTCCTTGGGATGCCTAGTTAGATCGACTTTGGTTTTTTTTGCTTGCACCGAAATTTTGCCTTTCGGCGGGTAAAGATGCTTCTTACCGTCCGATTGTTGTGGTCTTACCACTGATTTTTGAATTGTGATCAGATGGCAGAGCAATTCAATCAGAATCTCTCCACACCGGGAAAAATTCCCTCTGGTTTGTTCAACGCCATGTTTGATTTCGGAGGATGCTGGCAGAAGGACGCGTCAGCTACCAAAACTCTCGCCTTCGACGGCTGGTACATATTACTATACCACGTCGAGCTTGTGAGCTCTCATATCGTCCTGCTTGACAGTATTAAGCAGGAAGTACCTTCCTCATGGGATCCTGCTGCACTTGCAGAGTAAGTTCGCTTCTGATGGTAAAACTAAATTCCTAATATATCTTCTCACATTTTTCTAATATGGCTTGGTTGTTGACTTGTTGTTATTGCTATTGTTTTTTTTCCCATCAGTTCTCTGCGTTAACATTCAACAGTCTATTTGAGGCTATTGGAACTTTCCAGGAGAACTGTCTGAGTTTTCATTTGTGAAAAACAAGTGAACCACTTTATATGGATGTAGGCGGCTCTGAGCTTCAATTGTAGTGAAATACATGGATAGAGAATACTTCAGCACATGCTTGATGTGAAGAAAATGCTTTATGTTTTATTAACAATCTCAGTTATATATGAAGCCAACGCAAAGAAAATTTAGAAAGTAGAATCACTTGCATAACATTTTGTCAAACAATTTCTGCAAATTGATCTAAGCAAATTGCATTGTCCTTTAGTGATCTATAACCTGAGTATTTTTTTcataagaaaaataagaaaaaacaaAATGAATCTTCACTCTGATTACTTGGGTTCATGgatgcctcttttttttttttgtttggttcTCTTCAATTCCTATATTTCATGATAATCTATTACAAAACTTCCCTCCTTGCTGTGAATTTCTTTTTATGGTCTCATAATTCCTATACATAAAACCTTTTGTTCTTATATAATTTTACCTGAGGGTGATCAACTTCTGGCAACTTAAGATCCAGCCatattaattttgtttttcaTTTCCTAATGTTTCACTATCAATTGCAGCAAGGTCAAAGAATGATGTTTTTGCTTCAGCCTCTGTATCATTTCTTGAAACGTAAAAGTTATTTTTGTCCTCTAGGTTTATCCAAAAATATGGCACACACATAATTGTTGGTTTAGCAATGGGCGGTAAAGATGTGGTCTACCTTAAGCAACAGAAGCATTCTCTTCTTCAGGAAAGTGAGGTGCAAAATTTGCTAAAAAAATTAGTCGACGGGAGATTTTCAGAAACTACAAAAGGAGATAATACCTTGGCTAATGATGAATCTTCTAGACAGATGAAGGTAGTATGAGAAAGAGAACTGATTGCATATTGCATTCAAAGTAGAAAAGTTTACATAATGGTAGCAATTGAGCTAACTGTACATTTATATGTGACAAAGTATACTTTTTCAAATGTCCCTTGTCAGGCAACATACAGAAGAATCCTGTAGCCAAGGGTAGCCTGAATTTTTCTGGCTTATTTTGGCTGGATATTAGTAGGAAATTTTATGCAATTCTGGAATTGTTCAATTTCCTGCATTAGTGACTACTTGAGGTTTTGGCTTGTTAGTAATCATAACTGATTAGCATCATAACTCTGGCACACCATTTTTCTTCTGATAACTTAGATAGTAACAAGAATAAGAGATAAATTAAGTTATTTTGCCATGGTTACGCCTCAAATCTCACCCTCCTAGCTACTGAACAATATAGAGGTTGTTTTGCAAGATCACCATCTACAATCTACATTTGGTTCTGATATTCTATCCTTGCAAGGGACATTTGAGCCACCACCACATGCATTAAAAAAAATGGATTTTGTTCCCTAAAGGCACAATAGGAGGATAGCATATTTattgatatatttttattaatcttttgtTGTCACCTGTTTTAATTGCAATCCACCTCCTTGTCTAGATTCATGTTATTGTCTTAGATTCACTCGTGCTAAAACAAACATGTAGATTTCAATAAAATTCTAGATAACATTGACATATCATGATGGTAACTGATGATAAACTCTTGGAAGAGATGCTAGCATGGATTGGCATGCTTATTCATTGTTGCTTGATTTGTTCTTACAATTTTTTCTGTTGCAATGTTAACACATGACCATCTGCGGAAATGTTATCATCTTTATTCTGTATCAAGATTCTGTTTATTTTGTTTAATTCGTATTGATAATATCTCAAGCTTTTGACTGAACCATGGGCCTTTTAGGTCACAAATTTTGAGAACCAAGATATACACACACCATTTTTGAAGTCAGTGTCTTCTCGATCAACTATGGTATTACAGACAAAGAATGGTGTAAGTTTCATTAATTCTTGTAAGGTGTTACTATATATGAACTTTTTATGTATGACAGTTCTCCATGtttatttttgtaggatattgCAAGTCATTTTGTGCGAATAGGAGGATTTGACAAAGGGCAAAGCCATGACCAATGGCTTGTAACAATACCACAAGCCCCGAGTTTGGTGTCAATGCATTTGGTGCCTATAATTTCTCTGTTGAATGGTGTTAAAGGAAGTGGGTTCTTAAGTCATGCAGTGAATCTTTATTGTAGATGTAAGTAATCTCTGCCCCGCTACAATCTCCTCTGCTTCCTACTGCTCTTCTCAAGAAAACAAAGGAGTTAAGGCAATTCATTaatttaaacatttcaattaatatgGAATCCTTCACTGAAGGTTAGATTTTCCCTATGCACTTTGTTAGATAATATTAAATGATTAGCTAAGAGAGTTCAAAGAATCCACTTTGATACTCTTTGCAGGTTACCAAACATTCATTTGTCTCAACCAATTACCAAACATCTTCCTATATTTTAGAAGACAAGTTGATAAGATTGACAATAGTCAGCAATTCTTCTCAAAGTTTGCTTTAAATAAATGTTCCCCTGGCTGCCTCCATGTATCTTGTGGTTCCATCTCATGAAGATCCTAATCTTACATTCTCTAATATCGTTTAATTTGTTGCCCATAATGGTTTGGAAACTAGAAAATTTTACCTATTCAGTTGGGCTATATGCCATCTACTTAGTCTATGTATACAATATTCCTAATGTTGATTGTGAATTTGTGAAGTTGCTGACTGTTCTTACTGATGACTTAGATAAGCCACCGATTGAAGAATTGCGTCATTTTCTTGAGTTCCAAATACCTCGTCAGTGGGCTCCAGCATTTGGTGAACTACCTCTTGGTCCTCAACAAAAAAAACATTTACAATCACTCCAGTTTACACTGATGGGTCCACGACTTTATGTT encodes the following:
- the LOC122042009 gene encoding MACPF domain-containing protein NSL1-like — protein: MMAVQSRSNLTPAVAAAEAVAAIGCGYDLCYNFSFSHVKPGPDGSRLIELDQTLVQDLVMPGGVVVPNAPKVIKCDRGERTRYRSDVLSFNQMAEQFNQNLSTPGKIPSGLFNAMFDFGGCWQKDASATKTLAFDGWYILLYHVELVSSHIVLLDSIKQEVPSSWDPAALAEFIQKYGTHIIVGLAMGGKDVVYLKQQKHSLLQESEVQNLLKKLVDGRFSETTKGDNTLANDESSRQMKVTNFENQDIHTPFLKSVSSRSTMVLQTKNGDIASHFVRIGGFDKGQSHDQWLVTIPQAPSLVSMHLVPIISLLNGVKGSGFLSHAVNLYCRYKPPIEELRHFLEFQIPRQWAPAFGELPLGPQQKKHLQSLQFTLMGPRLYVNNIQVHSQKLPVTGLRLYLEGKRNDRLAIHLQHLSSQPNSFHISDTTAYAGNDLSLDERAYYVPVKWALLSQVCTAPVQYEGSFDESAYIVTKAWLEVKEFGMKKVLFLRLAYSNAPSMKIRRSAWDGGPTTISQKSGSISALISSRFSTGLIPEPKGKVEVNSAIYPKGPPVPIRIPRMARFVDTIEMSRGPDDLPGYWVVTGAKLCVEGGKIFLKVKYSLLIEMPEDDF
- the LOC122042010 gene encoding aspartyl protease family protein 2-like, whose translation is MATISLPPSHNLLLLSLFLLVANVASKPLQRQTLVLTSLTNPAALLPEDDSAETLATAVDFEATRSPSSLHAGLSHRDSLLAATDASPEQIFRLRLDRDAARIETLRQTLAAADPPPPKAVANETGRRGFGSTVVSGLALGSGEYFARIGIGTPPRYAYMVLDTGSDVVWLQCAPCRSCYSQSDPIFDPRTSHTYAAVPCSASLCRRLDEAGCDTSRNACQYQVSYGDGSLTTGEFSTETLTFRRSIRVPRVALGCGHDNEGLFVAAAGLLGLGRGSLSFPSQAGRRFGRVFSYCLVDRTSAGSPNRSSSVVFGDSAVPRASSRVAYTPMLRNPKLDTFYYIELTGVSVGGASVPGVVASDLRLDPSTGRGGIIVDSGTSVTRLARPAYEALREAFRAGTMDLKLAPGGFSLFDTCYDLTGQTEVQVPTVVLHLAGGSAVSLPASNYLIPVDTKGTFCFAFAGADSGVSIIGNIQQQGYRVVFDGQRSRVGLMPGGC